In Lodderomyces elongisporus chromosome 1, complete sequence, the DNA window TTACACCAAACTTTGTTGAAGCAGAGACTATTTATAAAATATTGGGCAAATCAGCTCAAGTGAAGCAATTGGATGAATTTATCAAGTTTACCGTTGACTTGCAGAAAATGGTTGGGTGCAAGAACATCTTGGTCAAGGGAGGTCATATCCCATTTGATGCGAATGGtaaagttgttgaagaCACGACAGCGGAAGGACAAGCACAACCACAAAGTAATCCAGGGCTCAAGGTTATTGATGTATTGTATGAGAGCGAAAATGATGTTGTCACCATTTTTGAATCCAAGTATATTGAGTCAGACAACTCTCATGGAACAGGATGTACCTTGGCCTCAGCAATTGCTGCAAACATTGCCAAAGGAACCTCTTTAGCAGATAGCGTTGCCATTGGGATTGATTACATCCATCAAGGTATGCTGAAAATGTCGAAATTGGGACATGGCAAAGGTCCACTTAACCATAATGTGAAACCTAGAGAAGCTATAAGCGACCTTGTCAACACCACTCTGAATAATCAAGTCAAATTTGACGAGAACTTTACCCTATTGGATTATTTGATCAACCACCCCGATGTGAAAAGGAATTGGGAAACGTATGCAACACACCCATTTGTTGAGTTAGTGGCTAAAGACGAAATGCCGtttgaaaagtttttttaCTACTTGAAACAGGACTACCACTATTTGATTGTATATGCACGCATGCATGGGTTGGCTGCTTCTAAAGCACCTACTTACAAAGAGTCTCACGCGCAAGCTACAATTATTGGCGAGATTGTCACTGAAATTGAGAAGCACAAGGAAAAGTTGAAGGCTTATAATGTTGATTACGATAAAGACGATGTACCTCCTGGAGATGCATGTGTGAGGTACTGCAACTACTTGTTGGATATTGGTATGCGAGAGGACTTTTTAGGTATCAAAGTTGCACTTGCACCATGTTTGCACGGGTATGCTGATGCTGGTGCGTTTGGAAAGAGAATTTTACAACAAAGACAGCATCAGTTGAAGCAGCAAGAGCACGGTtctgatgctgatgctgatgctgatactggtgctggtgctagTACCAATGATACAGTTACTCCACACGAGTACCTGCACATATACCGCTCTTGGCTAGATGATTACACTTCAGAGTGGTTTCTCGAGGCAGATGCCGCTGGTAAAGAAGCGCTCCAAAGATTGAGTGCAGATGGTCTTAGTGAACATAGATTGAAAGAGCTAGTCAAGATCTTTAATGATGTCACCTTGTTGGAGATTAACTTTTGGAGCGAGGTTTTAGAATTAGACGTATAGTAAATAGTTTACACAAAAATGATTAATTTAATTCCGATCTCAAGTGAAAGGAAgtgcaaataaaaaaaaaaaaaaataaagtaaggAGAGAAAGTTCTTGTATAGCCCACCGACATGGAGAGCTACCACTTACATTTACAGTTACACTGACATTTACACTACCACCCTCCTCCAGCAACAACCAACGAACAAAGATACTACCAATTACTCTTTATagttactttttttttttttgctaaaATCTATCAACCACTATTTTCAAGCAACACAACTAAACTCAACACATCATTAGTAACCAGTACCAATGTTCAATTCGTATCAAGCGACTGGAATGGGTTACAACCCgaaccagcaacaacaacaaccaccaccaccccaacaacaacaacaattgtaCTCTCAACCTACTGCGTTCGGACAGCCCAACTTGTATGGCTCCAATATGCAACAGGGCTATATTCAAACACAGCCAACTGGGTTTGCAGGTGCGCCA includes these proteins:
- the THI20 gene encoding trifunctional hydroxymethylpyrimidine kinase/phosphomethylpyrimidine kinase/thiaminase, which gives rise to MKTNIVSLKSFEEEDVKLPVVLTIAGSDSSGGAGIEADLKTFSAFDVYGMTCITALTAQNTTGVKTYKETSRELVHEILKANLEDMYENEEKGPLKVIKTGMLTKSAIEELAQFDLKIKMVIDPVMVTTSGSKLLDHEGVKLCVDNLMKNAFLVTPNFVEAETIYKILGKSAQVKQLDEFIKFTVDLQKMVGCKNILVKGGHIPFDANGKVVEDTTAEGQAQPQSNPGLKVIDVLYESENDVVTIFESKYIESDNSHGTGCTLASAIAANIAKGTSLADSVAIGIDYIHQGMSKMSKLGHGKGPLNHNVKPREAISDLVNTTSNNQVKFDENFTLLDYLINHPDVKRNWETYATHPFVELVAKDEMPFEKFFYYLKQDYHYLIVYARMHGLAASKAPTYKESHAQATIIGEIVTEIEKHKEKLKAYNVDYDKDDVPPGDACVRYCNYLLDIGMREDFLGIKVALAPCLHGYADAGAFGKRILQQRQHQLKQQEHGSDADADADTGAGASTNDTVTPHEYSHIYRSWLDDYTSEWFLEADAAGKEALQRLSADGLSEHRLKELVKIFNDVTLLEINFWSEVLELDV